The Atribacteraceae bacterium sequence AATACAAGGTTTCTTGAATTGACCGGTAATCTTCCTCAGACAACACGACTACATTGCCGGTTTTACCTGTAATATATACAGGTTCATGTGTGGTTATTGCTTCTTCCATCAGCTTGAAGAAATTATTTCTTGCCGTTGTTGCATTAACTATGGTCATAGGAGCACCTCCTTAACAAACGTACATAATAACGTACATTTATTTTATATCTGTTATACTTTCCTGTCAACTGTGGTGGTGTTGTCGAGCGCAAAACATAATCGTACTTCATCTCCGGATAAAGTCTTCTGAGGGCAATTGGGGACGGGTGCACAGATGAGGATTGTCAAGCATTCCGGCGTCTCCTTA is a genomic window containing:
- a CDS encoding type II toxin-antitoxin system Phd/YefM family antitoxin, with the translated sequence MTIVNATTARNNFFKLMEEAITTHEPVYITGKTGNVVVLSEEDYRSIQETLYLCSVPTIREKIIEGLNTPLDECIEDTGG